AATGAAAATGAAAGAAATGAATTCTCCCTTAAAAAAGGTACCATTTTAAATACTTAATTGTAATAGTTTAGACTTAATCTGACAGTTAGTGATTAATTTTAAGTTGTCAAAAATAATTAATTAACCACTAAACTGTCAGAAAATGAAATTAGAAACAAAATTAATCAAAACTAAATTGGGATTAGTCCATTTAGCAGAAAAATTGGGAAATGTATCTCAAGCTTGTAAAATAATGGGGTATTCCAGGGATAGTTTTTACAGGATTAAAGAGATGTATGACACAGGAGGCGAAATGGCCTTAATCGAAGTCAGCAGGAGCAAACCACTGGTCAAGAATCGAGTGGCTCCCGAAGTAGAGAAAGCAGTTGTTGATATGGCTATTGACAATCCAGCTTTTGGACAAGTAAGGGTTGCAAATGAGCTTGTTAAGAGAGGAATATTTGTATCCCCTTGTGGAGTTCGTTGTGTTTGGTTGAGGCACGATCTGGAGACCTTCCAAAAGAGATTAAAGGCCCTCGAAGCCAAAGTGGCCCAGGATGGAATAATTCTTACAGAAGCCCAAGTTGTAGCCTTGGAGCGTAAGAAAGAAAAATTGGAATCTCAAGGTGAAATTGAAACATATCATCCGGGCTATCTGGGAGCTCAGGATACTTATTATATTGGCAATATCAAAGGCGTTGGTCGTATCTATCAACAAACCTACATTGACACTTACTCTAAGGTAGTTCTGGCAAAAATCTATGATCGTAAAAATGCTCTTGTAGCAGCCGATTTGCTAAACGATAAAGTCCTGCCATTTTATGAACATGAGCAAATCAGGCTACTCAGGATACTGACCGATCGTGGCACGGAATACTGTGGAAAAAGAGAATATCATGAGTACGAACTTTATCTGAGTTTGGAGGATATTGAACATACTAAGATCAAAGCACGACACCCACAGACTAATGGTATCTGTGAAAGATTCCACCGCACCATTCAAAATGAATTTTA
This window of the Saprospiraceae bacterium genome carries:
- a CDS encoding IS481 family transposase; its protein translation is MKLETKLIKTKLGLVHLAEKLGNVSQACKIMGYSRDSFYRIKEMYDTGGEMALIEVSRSKPLVKNRVAPEVEKAVVDMAIDNPAFGQVRVANELVKRGIFVSPCGVRCVWLRHDLETFQKRLKALEAKVAQDGIILTEAQVVALERKKEKLESQGEIETYHPGYLGAQDTYYIGNIKGVGRIYQQTYIDTYSKVVLAKIYDRKNALVAADLLNDKVLPFYEHEQIRLLRILTDRGTEYCGKREYHEYELYLSLEDIEHTKIKARHPQTNGICERFHRTIQNEFYAITFRKKLYKSIEELQADLEDWLHYYNSDRPHSGKYCFGKTPMQTHIESKNIAIDKMLETHFE